The Candidatus Zixiibacteriota bacterium genome includes a window with the following:
- a CDS encoding type II toxin-antitoxin system HicA family toxin — translation MNKLPVISGRELCKKLRKIGYSVDHQTGSHIILRDENPPHRRLTVPDHKEIAKGTLRAIIRQAGLTLEEFKKLM, via the coding sequence TTGAATAAATTACCCGTGATTTCTGGAAGAGAACTCTGCAAGAAATTGAGGAAGATAGGTTACTCTGTAGATCATCAAACCGGAAGTCATATTATCCTCAGAGATGAAAATCCTCCACATCGAAGATTGACTGTGCCGGACCATAAGGAAATCGCAAAAGGGACTTTAAGGGCTATAATTCGCCAAGCTGGTTTAACCCTTGAGGAATTTAAAAAATTGATGTAA
- a CDS encoding type II toxin-antitoxin system HicB family antitoxin codes for MRYRILIEQDEDGIFVAECPSLPGCVSQGKTRREALENIQDAIKGYLKSLKKHNEPIPPPIDEEIVEVKV; via the coding sequence GTGCGTTACAGGATTTTGATTGAACAGGATGAGGATGGCATATTTGTGGCTGAATGCCCTTCTCTGCCTGGATGTGTTTCTCAGGGAAAGACTCGCAGGGAAGCCTTAGAGAATATTCAAGATGCCATCAAAGGGTATCTCAAGAGCTTGAAAAAACATAATGAACCTATCCCTCCCCCGATTGATGAAGAAATTGTGGAGGTGAAGGTTTGA
- a CDS encoding ABC transporter permease, translating into MNRVIAFIYRGWITMFSYKTALVLQFLSMLVTTASFYFLAKLVGFQANNPYLAQYGGNYMSFLIIGVIFQSFVSVSQNSFSSTIRNEQLMGTLESLLMSRTPLYQILVYSTVWTFIFTLINIVVILAAAILVFKVSLNVNYLSAFIIFFLSIISLGGIGMISAGVIMVTKQGDPVSWFVTMLSAFLSGVYYPIEVLPKFLKSLALILPNTHALIALRQTLTNHYSISQVKGQILILVIFALVTIPLGIISFKLGFDRSRKEGTLSYY; encoded by the coding sequence ATGAACAGGGTAATTGCTTTTATATATCGCGGCTGGATAACGATGTTTTCTTACAAGACTGCTTTGGTTTTGCAGTTTCTCTCAATGCTGGTTACAACTGCCTCCTTTTATTTTCTGGCGAAGCTGGTCGGGTTTCAGGCGAATAACCCTTATCTGGCCCAATATGGTGGGAATTATATGTCCTTTTTGATCATCGGGGTTATATTTCAGAGTTTCGTCTCAGTTTCCCAGAATTCATTTTCTTCCACTATCAGAAATGAACAGCTTATGGGGACTTTGGAGTCTCTGCTTATGTCCAGGACCCCTTTATACCAGATCTTAGTTTATTCCACCGTATGGACTTTCATCTTCACCCTGATAAATATCGTGGTGATTTTGGCTGCGGCTATACTGGTCTTCAAAGTCAGCTTGAACGTCAATTATCTCTCGGCCTTCATCATATTTTTCTTATCGATTATCAGCCTGGGCGGAATAGGGATGATTTCTGCTGGTGTGATTATGGTCACCAAGCAAGGTGATCCGGTGAGCTGGTTTGTAACTATGCTTTCCGCCTTTTTATCCGGAGTCTATTACCCGATTGAGGTTTTACCCAAGTTTTTAAAATCCTTGGCTTTGATCTTGCCAAATACTCATGCCCTGATCGCTTTAAGGCAGACTTTGACCAATCATTATTCTATCTCGCAAGTCAAGGGTCAAATACTAATCTTGGTGATTTTCGCTTTGGTGACTATTCCCTTGGGGATCATCTCTTTCAAACTGGGATTTGATAGATCGAGAAAAGAAGGGACGCTGTCGTATTATTAA